Proteins co-encoded in one Candidatus Cloacimonas sp. genomic window:
- a CDS encoding SLBB domain-containing protein, giving the protein MKIKLLLILSLTFCLLFAIEPAPEQQQIYISVSLTGYVENPGVYQLTPLNRLSDLLALNRNAVIEAMKIEQPVLEETPKPAEQLSPPNPEKEKSKDYAQNQGLRSIKITRNGKTETYDLLKFYRLGDLSNNPFLKDGDLVFVPAIQNFISIEGGINLPGELEFVEGDKLGTIVELSLGFTFDADIAKIQLYRYKENRIDYDVLNYDLKNNPSLLNFPLKADDRLIISCDSEIRTRQRIKIFGQVKNPGEYVIDANTTLYEVLQQAGGLTKRGDVKTMVYYNENVNADPDPYFEMLLNRSMGDMTPLEYSYLRTNLLQLKGKYSIDPVKMMNSEGKEANPVLYNGDIIYIPEKIDMVWVSGQVKNPGMIPWMEGKDWKYYIQAAGGYTNNRSSGKDRIIRGTSGNWVKPNKELYIKPGDTVFVPAQSDRSTWTDVKDIVTLTSSVVTIILGIRALTTN; this is encoded by the coding sequence ATGAAAATTAAACTTCTGCTGATCCTGTCCCTTACTTTTTGCCTATTGTTTGCTATTGAACCTGCTCCAGAGCAGCAACAAATATATATTTCCGTCAGTTTGACCGGTTATGTAGAAAATCCTGGCGTATATCAACTAACTCCTCTGAATCGACTTTCTGATCTTCTTGCTCTTAATAGAAATGCTGTAATAGAAGCTATGAAGATAGAACAGCCAGTTCTTGAAGAAACCCCCAAGCCGGCTGAACAATTAAGCCCTCCCAATCCTGAAAAAGAAAAAAGCAAGGACTATGCTCAAAATCAGGGTTTACGCAGTATCAAAATAACCCGTAACGGTAAAACGGAGACCTATGATCTGCTAAAATTTTATCGTCTGGGTGATCTTAGTAATAATCCATTTCTAAAAGATGGCGATTTGGTCTTTGTTCCTGCCATCCAAAATTTTATTTCCATTGAGGGGGGAATTAACCTGCCCGGTGAACTGGAATTTGTGGAGGGCGATAAACTTGGCACCATAGTAGAACTATCTTTGGGCTTTACTTTTGATGCCGATATTGCCAAAATTCAGCTCTACCGCTATAAAGAAAACCGCATTGATTATGATGTCTTAAACTATGATTTAAAAAATAACCCTTCCTTGCTAAACTTTCCGCTCAAAGCTGACGATCGCCTTATCATATCCTGTGATTCAGAAATAAGAACCCGACAAAGAATTAAGATATTCGGTCAGGTAAAAAATCCCGGTGAATATGTTATTGATGCCAATACAACTCTCTATGAAGTTTTGCAACAGGCAGGTGGATTGACCAAGCGCGGCGATGTTAAAACAATGGTCTATTATAACGAAAATGTAAATGCCGATCCTGATCCATATTTCGAAATGTTACTAAATAGAAGTATGGGAGATATGACCCCCCTCGAATATTCCTATCTAAGAACTAATTTATTACAACTGAAAGGAAAATATAGTATAGACCCAGTAAAAATGATGAACAGTGAAGGCAAAGAAGCAAATCCTGTTTTATACAATGGAGATATTATTTACATTCCCGAAAAAATTGATATGGTCTGGGTTAGCGGTCAAGTTAAAAATCCTGGAATGATTCCTTGGATGGAAGGTAAGGACTGGAAGTATTATATTCAGGCAGCAGGTGGATACACTAATAACAGAAGTTCTGGTAAAGATAGAATTATTCGCGGCACAAGTGGAAATTGGGTTAAGCCGAATAAAGAATTATACATCAAACCGGGAGATACTGTTTTTGTGCCTGCTCAATCAGATCGTTCCACTTGGACTGATGTAAAAGATATCGTTACGCTCACTTCTTCCGTCGTTACCATTATACTTGGTATTAGAGCCCTTACTACAAATTAA
- a CDS encoding GDP-mannose 4,6-dehydratase: MRVLVTGGSGFIGSHLAEKLLDEGNEVFVIDNLSTGRLENIESFKDKPKFHLTIGSVLNRELLEKLISNVDQVYHLAAAVGVKYIIENPLLSLKTNIMGTDNVLELCNKYKAKALIASTSEIYGKSEQVPFAETDDRLLGSTHISRWGYGCSKAIDEFLALAFYREKKLPVVIVRCFNTVGPRQTGQYGMVLPKFIKAALLNQPLVIYGTGEQTRCFADVSDVIDAFTKLMNTTECAGEIFNVGTTESISITDLAKKVKDMCHSKSRIEYMSYADAFEEGFEDMMHREPDLSKIKDFIGWEPKLKLDDIITRMIEYYEN; encoded by the coding sequence ATGAGAGTTCTGGTAACAGGTGGGTCCGGTTTTATCGGCTCACATTTGGCAGAAAAGCTATTGGATGAGGGCAACGAGGTTTTTGTTATTGACAACCTATCTACAGGTCGTCTGGAAAATATTGAGTCCTTTAAGGATAAACCAAAATTTCATTTAACGATAGGCAGTGTATTGAATCGCGAGCTATTGGAGAAACTAATAAGTAATGTAGATCAGGTCTATCACTTAGCGGCAGCGGTGGGAGTGAAATACATAATTGAAAATCCGCTACTATCACTGAAAACCAATATAATGGGAACGGATAATGTATTAGAACTTTGTAACAAATATAAAGCCAAAGCGTTGATCGCTTCTACCAGTGAAATTTATGGTAAAAGTGAGCAAGTTCCCTTTGCGGAAACAGATGATCGTTTATTGGGCTCCACTCATATAAGCAGGTGGGGTTACGGTTGTAGTAAGGCAATAGATGAATTTTTAGCTCTGGCATTCTATCGCGAAAAAAAATTACCCGTAGTTATTGTCCGTTGTTTTAATACGGTAGGTCCGCGCCAAACTGGACAATATGGAATGGTGTTACCCAAATTTATAAAAGCTGCGCTGTTAAATCAGCCCCTCGTGATTTACGGAACAGGAGAACAAACTCGTTGTTTTGCAGATGTATCTGATGTGATAGATGCATTTACCAAACTGATGAATACAACTGAATGCGCCGGAGAGATTTTTAATGTGGGAACAACCGAATCCATCTCTATAACTGATCTGGCTAAGAAAGTTAAGGATATGTGCCATAGTAAATCCCGGATTGAATATATGAGTTATGCGGATGCTTTTGAAGAGGGTTTTGAAGATATGATGCATAGGGAACCTGATTTATCTAAAATTAAAGATTTTATCGGTTGGGAACCTAAACTGAAATTGGATGACATCATCACCCGAATGATAGAATATTATGAAAATTAA
- a CDS encoding amidohydrolase family protein — protein MPNILTNIINPISREEILFLPEQVISITDSIISAITPKQNFTGKIDENRQNEYALPGFIDLHTHLSQYRIRGLFEPALLPWLHKYVFPEEARSQDNFYAEKLSREFFSALLRGGTTTAIIYTAPFSNACNIAFEIAELIGIRAFIGMTLMDMNCPDSLKQDGFKALEESILLYEKWHLKNPKLEYIFTPRFAPTCSIELMSGVGRFAKEHNAWIQTHLSENKDELKLVKDIFGLSSYAEVYEQSGLLTEQSLLAHCIHLQDNELQILSANKCKIAHCPDSNFFLKSGEFPLAKIEEAEIEYGLGSDVGAGTTLNMLFHAKMMNYRQSHYPVFPAKALYHITLGNAKLLGMDSQIGSLETGKEADIVFLRPKENDFPIADVPSHIVFCPDAWQVSKTMVAGKELWNCDFPEDMK, from the coding sequence ATGCCAAATATTCTTACTAACATCATCAATCCCATCTCCCGCGAAGAAATACTGTTTCTGCCGGAACAAGTTATCAGCATTACCGACAGCATTATTTCCGCCATCACTCCTAAACAGAACTTTACAGGAAAAATAGATGAAAACAGGCAAAATGAATATGCTTTGCCTGGATTTATCGATTTACATACGCATTTAAGTCAATATCGCATCAGGGGACTTTTTGAACCGGCACTTCTTCCTTGGCTGCATAAATATGTTTTCCCTGAAGAAGCTCGCTCCCAAGATAATTTCTACGCTGAAAAATTAAGCAGAGAGTTCTTTTCTGCCTTATTACGCGGAGGGACAACCACCGCCATTATTTATACTGCACCTTTTTCTAATGCCTGCAATATCGCTTTTGAAATTGCAGAACTAATTGGCATACGCGCATTTATCGGTATGACTTTGATGGATATGAATTGCCCCGATTCCCTTAAACAGGATGGCTTTAAAGCACTGGAAGAAAGTATTCTCCTCTACGAAAAATGGCACCTTAAAAACCCCAAACTGGAATATATTTTTACACCTCGTTTTGCCCCCACTTGCTCAATAGAGTTGATGAGCGGGGTAGGAAGATTTGCTAAAGAACATAATGCCTGGATTCAAACCCATCTTTCGGAAAATAAAGATGAACTGAAGTTAGTGAAAGATATCTTTGGTTTATCCAGTTATGCGGAAGTTTATGAACAATCGGGTTTACTGACCGAACAGTCCCTTTTAGCGCATTGCATTCATTTACAGGATAATGAATTGCAAATCTTATCCGCCAATAAATGCAAAATTGCTCACTGCCCTGATTCCAATTTTTTCCTGAAAAGCGGAGAATTTCCCTTAGCTAAAATTGAAGAAGCGGAAATAGAATATGGGTTGGGCAGCGATGTAGGAGCTGGAACCACATTAAATATGCTTTTTCACGCTAAAATGATGAATTACCGTCAAAGCCATTATCCGGTTTTTCCTGCTAAAGCCCTCTACCATATAACATTAGGAAACGCAAAATTACTGGGTATGGATAGCCAGATTGGGTCTTTGGAAACAGGTAAAGAGGCAGATATCGTCTTTTTAAGGCCTAAGGAAAATGATTTTCCCATAGCTGATGTCCCTTCTCACATTGTTTTTTGCCCCGATGCTTGGCAGGTGTCAAAAACAATGGTGGCAGGTAAAGAGCTGTGGAATTGCGATTTTCCTGAAGATATGAAGTAA